In Geopsychrobacter electrodiphilus DSM 16401, a single window of DNA contains:
- the hfq gene encoding RNA chaperone Hfq, translating to MPKSPFNIQDQYLNQARKEHVKVTVKMMSGDKFEGHIKSFDSFCVLAESDGDILVYKHAIATITSSDGTFRLHGGRD from the coding sequence ATGCCAAAATCACCATTTAATATTCAGGACCAATACCTGAATCAAGCCCGCAAGGAACATGTCAAAGTGACCGTGAAAATGATGTCGGGTGACAAGTTTGAGGGTCATATCAAGTCATTCGACAGCTTCTGCGTTCTCGCCGAAAGTGATGGCGATATCCTGGTTTACAAGCACGCCATAGCTACAATAACCTCTTCTGACGGGACTTTCCGCCTTCATGGAGGCCGTGATTAG
- a CDS encoding DUF512 domain-containing protein, translating into MIKIDQVMPDSPADIAGVESGDQLLAVGTRTVTDIVDYFLALEGQSTLSLLLQRNNAPPFEVQFELEEEEDPGLVPEHPDPTRCGNNCIFCFVHQLPKGLRRTLYVKDEDYRFSWLYGSYVTLGNINEVDLQRIIADQLSPLYVSVHATNEDVRCRLLGKEVPPILPQLERLTAAGIELHTQIVLCPEFNEGDVLQQTIDDLAAFWPNIISLAVVPLGLTRHRAHLPDLQPVSQGLARETLDIIGRTQQRQLQKTGSHFVFAADELYLRAGVDFPLIEDYEELWQYENGVGMIPLFRREAEEVLLDAGALEVGTVSLVTGASFASELKGFATRLGTRVGVNIQVVEVENRFFGSSVTVTGLLTGADILAAFENIDPGDAVLLPDVLFNDGDNLLLDDLRLEDLERQLKIPVLRISSDPWGVLDGLERLDANDIEILQG; encoded by the coding sequence ATGATTAAAATTGATCAAGTCATGCCCGATTCGCCGGCCGATATTGCTGGCGTGGAATCAGGGGATCAGTTGCTGGCGGTCGGTACGCGGACTGTTACTGATATTGTCGACTATTTCCTGGCCCTTGAAGGTCAATCCACCCTGTCTTTGTTGTTGCAGCGGAATAACGCGCCCCCCTTTGAAGTGCAATTCGAACTGGAAGAAGAGGAAGATCCGGGATTGGTGCCGGAACACCCGGACCCGACGCGGTGTGGCAACAACTGTATCTTCTGTTTCGTCCATCAACTCCCCAAGGGGTTGCGCCGCACCCTGTATGTCAAGGATGAAGACTATCGGTTCTCCTGGCTTTACGGTTCTTATGTAACCCTGGGAAATATCAACGAAGTCGATCTGCAGCGGATCATCGCTGACCAGCTCTCCCCGTTATATGTTTCCGTTCACGCGACCAACGAAGATGTCCGGTGCCGGCTGTTGGGGAAAGAGGTGCCTCCAATTTTGCCACAATTGGAGCGGTTGACCGCGGCGGGGATCGAGCTGCACACGCAGATTGTTCTTTGTCCGGAGTTTAACGAGGGGGACGTGCTACAGCAGACCATCGATGATCTGGCCGCCTTTTGGCCAAATATCATTTCTCTCGCCGTCGTCCCTCTCGGCCTGACCCGTCATCGCGCTCATCTGCCTGACCTTCAACCCGTCAGCCAAGGCCTTGCTCGCGAGACCCTGGACATCATAGGACGCACACAACAGCGGCAGCTTCAGAAAACCGGAAGTCATTTTGTGTTTGCTGCCGATGAGCTCTACCTGCGGGCCGGGGTTGATTTCCCGCTCATCGAAGATTACGAAGAGCTCTGGCAATATGAAAACGGGGTCGGCATGATACCGCTTTTTCGCCGTGAAGCCGAAGAGGTCCTTCTTGATGCGGGCGCACTTGAGGTCGGAACTGTCAGCCTGGTGACCGGGGCGTCCTTCGCCTCCGAACTCAAAGGCTTTGCCACGCGGCTTGGGACCAGGGTTGGCGTTAATATCCAGGTGGTGGAGGTCGAGAACAGGTTCTTTGGCTCCAGTGTCACGGTGACCGGGCTGCTGACTGGAGCCGATATTCTGGCGGCCTTTGAAAACATCGATCCAGGAGATGCAGTTCTCCTGCCAGATGTACTTTTCAATGACGGGGATAATCTCCTGCTCGACGATCTGCGACTTGAGGATCTCGAACGCCAGTTGAAGATCCCGGTGTTGCGGATCAGCAGCGATCCTTGGGGCGTTCTGGATGGTCTCGAGCGGCTTGACGCTAACGATATCGAAATTTTGCAGGGGTGA
- the miaA gene encoding tRNA (adenosine(37)-N6)-dimethylallyltransferase MiaA: protein MAQIPLLVIQGPTASGKTGWAIRLAKFFPLEVISADSRQVYRRMDIGTAKASLEERAGIPHHMLDLIDPDESYSVGDFVTAAREIATEIFARGKLPCVVGGTGLYTRALMGGLADVPRGDDDLRIQLNQREEQLGPGTLYADLQQIDPVSASGVHPHNLVKIIRALEVWKLTGERISDLQRKHGFVDPLFKSLSFVPDWSKETLHQRIAERTRHMVDNGLIEETAALVADYGENLKSLQTLGYREALAYLRGEASRDEIKDMIALQTRRYAKRQLTWFRKESETIWVDSCQESDRVLDLIDNLILP from the coding sequence ATGGCGCAAATTCCATTGTTGGTGATTCAGGGCCCAACGGCTTCCGGCAAGACCGGATGGGCGATTCGGCTGGCTAAATTTTTCCCGCTTGAGGTGATCTCTGCCGATTCGCGTCAGGTTTATCGACGTATGGATATCGGCACAGCCAAGGCGTCTCTTGAGGAGCGCGCCGGTATCCCACATCACATGCTCGATCTGATCGATCCCGATGAAAGTTATTCGGTCGGTGACTTTGTGACGGCGGCGCGAGAAATAGCGACGGAAATTTTTGCGCGGGGAAAGCTACCTTGCGTGGTTGGCGGGACGGGACTCTATACCCGCGCCCTGATGGGTGGTCTTGCCGACGTTCCGCGCGGAGATGATGATTTACGCATTCAACTCAACCAGCGCGAAGAACAGCTGGGGCCAGGAACCCTTTATGCTGATCTGCAGCAGATTGATCCCGTCTCGGCCTCCGGGGTTCATCCTCACAACCTGGTGAAGATTATTCGTGCTCTGGAGGTCTGGAAACTGACCGGAGAGCGGATTTCCGACCTCCAGCGCAAGCACGGTTTTGTCGACCCCCTTTTTAAATCTCTGAGTTTCGTGCCTGATTGGTCTAAAGAGACTCTGCACCAGCGGATTGCCGAGCGCACCCGGCACATGGTCGATAACGGTCTTATTGAGGAGACGGCCGCGCTGGTTGCCGATTATGGAGAAAACCTTAAGAGCCTGCAGACCCTCGGCTATCGGGAGGCGCTCGCCTATTTACGCGGGGAGGCCAGCCGGGATGAAATCAAGGATATGATTGCCCTGCAGACCCGCCGTTATGCTAAACGGCAGCTCACCTGGTTCCGTAAGGAAAGCGAAACAATTTGGGTTGATTCCTGTCAAGAGTCTGATAGAGTGTTGGACTTAATTGATAATTTAATTCTGCCGTAA